Within the Maridesulfovibrio zosterae DSM 11974 genome, the region GAAGGACTGCTTGCTGAATCTCTGGTGTTCGGAGATACTCCTATTAATAAAGGCGAACCGGACATCGAGCGTAACCAGCCGTTTTATGAGGTCATGATTGACGAAATAGATAAATCTGACCCTGATGTGATTATGTATTATTACGGAGCAAGGTTACTACAACTTTGTTCTAAACAGGATGATGCAAGTGTCTGGCTTGAAAAGACTTTGATGCTGAATCAAAACTTCTGGCTTGCAAGACTTGAATTATTCAATCTAGCGCAGGGGCAGCAGCAATTAACTGCCTCCTTCAAAAACCAGCTAGATTTTTTTGTCAACATTGCAAGGAAAGTACAAAGATTCACCTGTTCCAGTTGCGGACTCAAGCGGGATAGAATATTTTTTATTTGTCCTAGGTGTCGCAGTTGGCATTCCATAACGTTCCGAAAAGAACTGAACCAGTAATCCCCATAATTTATCGTGAGCAAACAAAAACTCACCCCCATGTTCGAGCAGTACTTTCAGATTAAGGAAGATTATCCTGACTCTTTACTTTTTTTCCGCATGGGGGATTTTTATGAACTTTTCTATGAAGATGCCGAAGTTGCTGCACGTGAATTGCAGATAGCTCTAACCTGTCGCAACCCGAATTCAGATGTTAAAACACCAATGTGCGGTGTTCCGCATCATGCTGCCAAATCTTATATTTCGCAACTTATTGATAAAGGTTATACCGTTACCCTTTGTGATCAGGTTGAAGACCCAAAGCAAGCCAAAGGATTGGTTAAACGAGCTGTGACCCGTGTTTTTACTCCGGGTACGGTCGTGGATGATGACACTCTTGCGGCCAAATCCAACAACTTTCTTGCCGCATTGATCTGGGATGAAGCCAAATCCGCCGGAGGATTGTCATGGATGGATTTTTCCACCGGTCAGTGGAGCGGAATACAAAGTAAGAATGAGACTGATTTGTGGCAATGGGCTCTAAAAATCAACCCTCGTGAACTTATTTTACCGCAGGGTAAAGCTGTACCAGCCCAATATAGTGAAATAGATGCGCGTATCACCCCTGCTCCATCGGCTGGATATTTTAATTTCAAATCAGCTTGTGATAATCTGCTTGAAGCTCAAAATGTAGCAGATCTTGAATCACTTGATCTTGAAGATAAAGTTCAACTGACTCAGGCTTGCGGTGCAATGCTTTCATATCTACGCCAGACCCAGCTACAGGAATTTAACCATCTTGGAGAATTCAAACCGCTGAATCTTTCCAAGTTCATGATTCTGGATGAAGTCACAGAAAGAAACCTTGAATTATTCAAAAGGCTGGACGGGAAGAAAGGTAAAGGAACCCTTCTTGCGGTATTGGATAAAACGATAACACCAATGGGTGGACGCCTTCTTGCCCTTCGGTTGAAGCAGCCATGGCGTGATCTATCACCTATTGAGTATAATCAGCGTGCGGTTACTTTTTTTTACGATGATGATTCATTACGCTCCAGAGTGCGTGATCTGCTTGATACGGTGTATGACCTTGAACGTCTTTCGACCCGTGTAGTGCTTGGAAGAGCTACTCCCAAAGATTTTATCAGTCTGCGTGAAAGTCTGAAAACCCTCCCGCCTGTGCAGGAGATTCTTCTTACTGCAGCCCGCAGGACAGATGAAGAAAGTCTGGCTATAGCCCCTGCTCTTCGTACCATTATTTCAAAATGGGATAATATGGAGGATGTAGGAGAACTGCTTGAAAAAGCGCTTGTTGATAATCCTCCACCGGTTATAACTGAAGGCGGACTTTTTAAAGTTGGATATCACCCTGAACTTGATGAATTTATTGAATTAACAGAACATGGAGAGTCAACTCTTGCTGATCTTTTACAGCAGGAAAAAGAAAATAATGACCTTCCTAAACTGAAACTGGGGTTCAATAAAGTTTTTGGATACTATTTCGAAATTTCCAAAGCCTACAAAGGACAGGTCCCGGATTATTTTGAACGCCGTCAAACTCTGGTAAACAGCGAAAGATATGTAACTCCACAGCTGAAAGAGCTCGAAGAAAAACTTATTTCCGCCTCTGATAAACGTAAAACTCTTGAGTACAACCTTTTTCAAAAAATCCGTGAGGAAGTGGCTAAAAACCGCAGCAGGTTCATGTTTATGGCAGATGCTGTAGCCGCAATTGATTTTTGGCAGGGACTTGCCGAAGCTGCCCGAGTTAATCGCTGGGTCTGCCCTGAAATTCACGCAGGAATGGAAGTTATTATTGAAGAAGGAAGACATCCTGTTGTGGAAGCTGTTCAAGGATCAGCAAATTATATCCCTAACAGTCTGACTATTGATGAAAAAAGGCGTATCCTGCTCATTACCGGACCTAACATGGCCGGTAAATCAACAGTTTTGCGTCAAATTGCAATTATGGGCATTATGGCCCAGATAGGCTCTTATATTCCGGCTTACAAAGGTCGTATAGGTCTTATTGATCGCGTTTTTTCACGAGTTGGAGCATCTGATAACCTTGCTCAGGGGCAGTCTACTTTCATGGTTGAAATGATGGAGACTGCTCGAATTTTACGGCAGGCTTCAAAGCGAAGTCTTGTTATTCTCGATGAAATAGGACGCGGGACCAGTACCTTCGACGGTCTGGCATTAGCATGGGCTGTGGTTGAAGAACTCTCTCGTCGTGCCCGAGGCGGTATCAGGACTCTTTTTGCAACTCACTATCATGAACTGACTTCACTTGAGGGAGTCATTGACGGTCTCCGTAATTTTAATATTGCGGTACGCGAATGGAAAGGAGATATTCTTTTTTTACGCCGTCTTGTTCCCGGACCTGCGGATAAGAGTTACGGTATTGAAGTAGCAAAACTTGCAGGAGTCCCGAAGCCTGTTGTAGTAAGAGCCAGAGAAATACTTGCAAATCTTGAAGAAAAATCAGATGATAGCAGCGGTTATGCTTCGTCCCGTAGAGACTCCGTTCAATCAATTCTGCCGGGAATGCTTTGTACCGGAACGGAAAATAAAGAGAATATTCCTCCGGAAGATCATGCTGTTATAAAAGAATTGCGTGACCTTGACGTAAATGGACTTTCCCCCATAGAAGCCCTTACTCTGCTGAATCAGTGGAAAAAATCACTGGGAGATAATTAATGAAATTTCATGCCCTAAAACAAAATGTAATACTAGCAATCATGGCGATCGTCCTTCTTTCAACCGCTGGGTGCGGCGTTAAATTATGGCCTGCACCTCAAAAAAGTGAAGATTTATATTCTTTTGCCTCTGTTGAGGGACGTAGAGTCGGTGAATGTCTTAAAGTTGTAGTAAAGGTTGACGGCGCATATAAAAATGTGGACAATCTGAGCCTACAGTTTCAAGCTGACGGTTCCGGACCTGGAGAAGGATGTCCTACATGCCCATTCTTTCCGGCAATCAGAAAAGATTTTGTGCCCGGTTCTGAAGGTGTCCAATCTGACGGCCCCACATTTGTATTCAGCCAATGTGGCCTTGATCCCGCTAAAAGCTATCGTTGGAGAGTTGTCGGACGCAATGTCTATGACTCACTCGGAGTAGTAATCTCTGACGTATACACAGCTGCACCCTAATCTAGTAAATGGAGTCCTTCCACCATGCATCATTTTGAGTATAAAAATAACGAACTTCATGCTGAAAATATCAGTATCAAAGAACTTGCTGCCGAATACGGAACCCCTCTTTATGTTTATTCAGCTGCAACCTTGCGCAGACATTTTGAAGCGTTTGATTCTGCTTTCTCAGGTCTTGAACATATGACCTGCTATTCTGTAAAAGCAAACTCCAACCTTAGTGTACTGAAACTTCTTGCCGAGCAGGGAGCTGGAATGGATATTGTCTCCGGCGGAGAACTTTATCGGGCACTTAAAGCCGGCGTACCTGCAAATAAAATCGTTTTTTCCGGTGTGGGTAAAAAAGCATACGAAATTGCAGAAGCTCTTAAAGCCGATATCCTGATGTTCAATGTTGAATCTGTTGGAGAGTTGCACAGGATTAATGAAGTTGCTGCGTCAATGAATAAGATTGCACGGATCAGCTTCCGTATTAATCCCAACGTTGACCCCAAGACCCATCCTTACATCTCTACTGGAATGAAGAAGAATAAATTCGGTCTTGATATGGAAACAGCTAAAAAGGCTTATAAAACAGCTAAAGAGCTTGCAAGTATAACTCCGATCGGTATGGATTGCCATATCGGTTCTCAGCTGACCACCATCGAGCCTTTTCTTGAAGCTCTTGAGAAACTCCTTTCTTTCCGTGATGAACTTGGAGAAATGGGAATTACTATCGAACACCTCGACCTTGGTGGCGGACTCGGAATCACTTATGATGAAGAACAGCCTCCTCATCCTAAAGAATTCGGTGAAGCTCTTTGTAAGGCGCTTGAAGGTAAAAAACTTAAAGTTATACTTGAACCGGGCAGGGTAATCGCCGGTAATGCAGGTATTTTAGTCAGTGAAGTGATATACACTAAAAAGACACCGACCAAAGACTTTCTCATTGTAGACGCCGGGATGAACGATCTTATCCGTCCCTCATTATACCAATCCTACCACAACATTTCTGAAGTGATAAAAAATGAACGTCCTGAAGTGGATTATGACGTTGTAGGTCCTATTTGTGAATCAGGCGACTTTCTTGCGAAAGATCGTCACTTGCCAGAAATGTTGCAGGGTGAACTTATTGCAGTCTACTCTGCCGGTGCTTACGGATTTACTATGTCTTCAAACTACAACTCACGCTTAAGAGCTGCTGAGATTATTGTTGATGGCGATGACGTAATAGTTGCTCGCAGAAGAGAAACATACGAAGATCTGCTTAATCTCGAAGCTTAATATTAATTTAAGATTATTTGGCGGGCTGGAATATTTTCCGGCCCGCTTTTTTTAACCTGTGAGAAATTATGTCCCGCCTTAATTCATTCTACATACCTTCAGAACAGTGGATAGCCCCTTTTTCCTTAGAAGGTGGCGAAGCAAAACACTTAGGAAAAGTATTAAGAACCCGTGTAGGTGATACTGTTAGACTTTTCGATGGAAAAGGCCGTGACGGTCTTTTTTCTGTTTCTGAAATAAGCAGAAACAAAGTTCAGCTTGAACTGTTGGAAGAAACAGTCCATGAAGATTCTAGAGCTTTAACTCTTGCTATAGGCTGGAATAAGTCTAGTAGGAGGAGTTGGGTTCTTGAAAAGGCTGTTGAACTTGAA harbors:
- the mutS gene encoding DNA mismatch repair protein MutS; the encoded protein is MFEQYFQIKEDYPDSLLFFRMGDFYELFYEDAEVAARELQIALTCRNPNSDVKTPMCGVPHHAAKSYISQLIDKGYTVTLCDQVEDPKQAKGLVKRAVTRVFTPGTVVDDDTLAAKSNNFLAALIWDEAKSAGGLSWMDFSTGQWSGIQSKNETDLWQWALKINPRELILPQGKAVPAQYSEIDARITPAPSAGYFNFKSACDNLLEAQNVADLESLDLEDKVQLTQACGAMLSYLRQTQLQEFNHLGEFKPLNLSKFMILDEVTERNLELFKRLDGKKGKGTLLAVLDKTITPMGGRLLALRLKQPWRDLSPIEYNQRAVTFFYDDDSLRSRVRDLLDTVYDLERLSTRVVLGRATPKDFISLRESLKTLPPVQEILLTAARRTDEESLAIAPALRTIISKWDNMEDVGELLEKALVDNPPPVITEGGLFKVGYHPELDEFIELTEHGESTLADLLQQEKENNDLPKLKLGFNKVFGYYFEISKAYKGQVPDYFERRQTLVNSERYVTPQLKELEEKLISASDKRKTLEYNLFQKIREEVAKNRSRFMFMADAVAAIDFWQGLAEAARVNRWVCPEIHAGMEVIIEEGRHPVVEAVQGSANYIPNSLTIDEKRRILLITGPNMAGKSTVLRQIAIMGIMAQIGSYIPAYKGRIGLIDRVFSRVGASDNLAQGQSTFMVEMMETARILRQASKRSLVILDEIGRGTSTFDGLALAWAVVEELSRRARGGIRTLFATHYHELTSLEGVIDGLRNFNIAVREWKGDILFLRRLVPGPADKSYGIEVAKLAGVPKPVVVRAREILANLEEKSDDSSGYASSRRDSVQSILPGMLCTGTENKENIPPEDHAVIKELRDLDVNGLSPIEALTLLNQWKKSLGDN
- the lysA gene encoding diaminopimelate decarboxylase, which codes for MHHFEYKNNELHAENISIKELAAEYGTPLYVYSAATLRRHFEAFDSAFSGLEHMTCYSVKANSNLSVLKLLAEQGAGMDIVSGGELYRALKAGVPANKIVFSGVGKKAYEIAEALKADILMFNVESVGELHRINEVAASMNKIARISFRINPNVDPKTHPYISTGMKKNKFGLDMETAKKAYKTAKELASITPIGMDCHIGSQLTTIEPFLEALEKLLSFRDELGEMGITIEHLDLGGGLGITYDEEQPPHPKEFGEALCKALEGKKLKVILEPGRVIAGNAGILVSEVIYTKKTPTKDFLIVDAGMNDLIRPSLYQSYHNISEVIKNERPEVDYDVVGPICESGDFLAKDRHLPEMLQGELIAVYSAGAYGFTMSSNYNSRLRAAEIIVDGDDVIVARRRETYEDLLNLEA